A window from Anser cygnoides isolate HZ-2024a breed goose chromosome 1, Taihu_goose_T2T_genome, whole genome shotgun sequence encodes these proteins:
- the LAMTOR1 gene encoding ragulator complex protein LAMTOR1, giving the protein MLGHGTGSGGGSGGGGRGAGGRGLLRLAMGCCYSSEAEASDQEEETKRLLEPAASPPNKALNGAEQSYHSLPSARTDEQAMLSSILAKTAINIIDVSAADSQGMEQHEYMDRARQYSTRLAMLSNNLTHWKKLPLLPSLTNQPHQVLASDPVPFADLQQVSRIAAYAFSALSQIRVDAKEELVVQFGIP; this is encoded by the exons ATGCTGGGTCACGGGACCGGAAGCGGCGGCGGcagtggcggcggcgggcggggcgcgggcgggcggggccTGCTGCGGCTCGCCATGGGCTGCTGCTACAGCAGCGAGGCCGAGGCCTCCGACCAG gaAGAAGAGACGAAGCGGCTGCTGGAGCCGGCGGCCAGCCCTCCCAACAAGGCGCTGAATGGAGCGGAGCAGAGCTACCACAGCCTGCCGTCAGCGCGCACCGACGAGCAGGCCATGCTGTCCTCCATCCTCGCCAAAACGGCCAT CAACATCATCGACGTGTCGGCGGCGGACTCCCAGGGCATGGAGCAGCACGAGTACATGGACAGGGCCAGGCAGTACAG CACGCGCCTGGCCATGCTGAGCAACAACCTGACGCACTGGAAGAAGCTCCCGCTGCTGCCCTCGCTGACCAACCAGCCCCACCAAGTGCTCGCCAGCGACCCCGTCCCCTTTGCAGACCTGCAGCAG gtgtcccgGATAGCCGCCTACGCCTTCAGCGCGCTCTCACAGATCCGCGTCGACGCGAAAGAAGAACTGGTTGTACAGTTTGGCATCCCCTGA